The Candidatus Paceibacterota bacterium genome includes the window GCATCCGCCATGGTCGCCATATCAAGCCCAAAAGAGGAACCCACCGCAAACGCGGCGAGGATCGGATAGATATGCTGCCTCCCAAGCGCGTCGTGAGTTACTACCGGCACACTACTCCCCCGACTATCAACACGAAATGTCATCAATCGCTCATGGAGACGATATGTCTCGTGCGAAGCAAGAAATGTCGCGCCTGCTTCAAAACCAAAAGTAGTGGTTGCGTGCCGGTGTTTTTCTCTGAACGCCATGACACGAGGGTCATCTCCGTTCAAAATTAGTGTGCCCTCAGGCTTGAGCGCATCAACAAGATATTCTTTTTCGCGAACAACCTCCTCCGGAGAATCAAAATATTCAACATGCACCGGCACCTCCGGAAGTGCCGTTACCACCACCGCGTCTGGCTTAAGCCACTCGGTAATCTTCTGTATGTCGCCCGGTCGATCAGCGCCGACCTCGAGTACCAACCATTTCGGATAATGGTTTTTAAGTGCAATGAGCAGGAATCCTTCGACGATATTCTTTGTCCAGAGAAGCGGATTATTCCACGCGTTACTACATCCGAGGATAGTAAGGGGTACGCCAATGTCACTATTAAAACTCTTCTCGCTCTTGCGCACAAAATGCTTCGCGCTCATTATCGAAAAAATCGCGTCTTTTGTTGACGTCTTCCCTACACTGCCCGTAACAGCGATGATCTTTGGTCGATACTTCTTCAGGACCAGTGTCGCCTCAAGACGCAAAATGACAACGATGATTTTTTTAAAGAATGATTTCATGTAGATATATTCATCCGCGCTACCGGTCCGGTGGGATATCATAATAATTGATCAGGAAATTCACCGTATCCATAAAGGGGTGTGTGAGTGTGTTCGACGCATAACGCACCTCCTTCGGCTCGATAGTAAATAGGAAGACTAGGAAACGGGCGTCATACGCCGGGAAATAGCCAAAAAATGAGTGGAGGTACCTATCACCATAGTACCCTCCCTCCTCAGGGTTCGCAATTTGCGCAGTACCGGTCTTCGCGGCGACACTATAGTTGTCTAGGGCAACTGTCCCGCCAAGAAGTGCCTCGTCAACAACCCGAACGAGCATGCGAGTGATCTCTTCGGATGTACTATTTTTTATGACATAGGTATCGTCGACGTGACTCACTTTCTTAGAGAGTCCGGTCCGATAACGTACCTCCTTGACCAGATGCGGGGTCGCTAATCTCCCCCCATTTGCAAGCGTCCCTAATGCGCGCACAGTCGCGATGGGAGTCATTGCAATTCCTTGCCCAAACGACGCAGTTGCATACTCGATGGTGCGAGGGCTCTTAAGGTTTCCTATCAACCCGACCCCCTCGCCCGGAAGATCGATCCCTGTCTCTTCACCAATTCCATAGCCGAGGAAATACTCGCTGAATGATTCGGTTCCCATCTCCTCCATCACAAATGCCACGCCGGTATTGAGTGATTGATTTAGCACTTCCTGCATATTAACTTCTTCACGCCCCTTACCGTCATAGTTTGATATCGTTGCCCCATCGTACGTCGCACGCCCTGCGTCATAATATGTTGTCTCCGCGGTAACTGCGCCGGAGTCAAGCCCAGCAGCCATCGTAAGCGGCTTTATGATAGACCCCATTTCATACACCCCCTCAACTAGTGGGTTGGAGAAGACTGTCGCGTTCTCCACATTCTGGAATTGATTCACATCAAAATCAGGATATACCGCCATTGCGTATATTTCTCCATTCTGAGGATTGATGATGATTCCTGCTGTTTGGCGAGAACTCCATGTATCTTGGATCTCCTTGATTGTGCGCTCAAGGAAAAGCTGTACTGATGGCTCTATACTCACCACAATGTCTCCTTCTCGCTCGGTATCTTGTTTGAATATCGTCTTGTTGATATTAGAGAATATCTCTGCAAAAAAATTAACATAGAGGTTGTTGCCCTCGCGCGCGAGTGTATCCTCGTAGTATCGCTCCAGTCCGTATTTCCCCGAAAGCTCGTCACCGCCATACGCGACAAAGCCAAGTGTGTGTGCGGCCAACGACCCCCCTGGATAGAAACGCCAGCGTTCTTTATGCACACCCACCCCAACGATACCAAGTTCATCGATAGCGACCCCCACTTCTTGCGGAACCCGCTTCATAATCTCCTCGTATGGGTCGTCTGTCTTGCTTGCACGCTTGAGGAAATCTTCCCGATCAATATCAATAATCTGAGAAAGTCTCCTGTACACCTCCTCTGGGTCAACAATAGTATTCGGATTAATAGAGACGGTGAAGCCGGTCTTCAAGGTCGCACCGGAAATCAGCCTGCCGTCTCGATCCTCAAAAAAGATTGAACCGCGGTCGAACAGGTTCTGGTTTGGTTGTACATATTGATGGTCGGCTCGTTGACTGAACTCATCGCCGTGTACAATCTGCACAAAATACAAACGAACCAAGAGGACGACAGCGATAAGCGCCACAATCCCTAAGACGAGGCGGATACGAAAGATAAAACTAGATCTCATCTCTAATGCGACTCATTGTTATACGAAATACTTCCGACGAGTGTGCCACGATTAACAAACGTCTTTTGAGAGATTCGATGGAAGCCGTTTGCCTGCGCAAACTCAAGATTGATAGTGTCTTTCTTTGTTATGTAATCAAGTTCCAACTCACTCAGACGAGAGTTAACCTCCGCGATACGCAGGTCAACCTCCTTACGGACAACCACATCGACAACCGAAGCTCCGACAAAGTACACATAGAGCCCTAAAAGAATAAGAGAAAACATGAAAAGACCGATACAAACCTGTCGTTCAATTCCGTGAATTTTATGTGAAATAGTTCGTGATCGTGTCATATTATTCTTCTTTTCTGAATGTACGTAGTTTTGCGCTTCGCGCGCGTGGGTTTCCGGCTATCTCCTCGCGACTCGGGACTGTCGGCTTCTTGGGGACTTGTTCACCAAACCCTCTTTCCTTCCACCCTCTGAAGACCCGCTTCACCACACGATCCTCAATACTGTGGAAAGTGATGACGGCGATCCTCCCACCAGGTGCAAGGTGTCTGTATGCACCCTCTAGCCCCTCAGTGATCGCATCAAGCTCGTCATTGACCGTAATGCGGAGCGCTTGGAACGTCTTCGTCGCCGGGCTGATCCGGCGATGTCGATACCATCCGGGTACCGCATGCGAGATGATCTCTACAAGGTCTTTCGTTGTCTCGATTGGTGTCTCCGCGCGCGCTGCGACAACTGCGCGAGCAATACGTCGAGAGAACCGCTCTTCTCCATACCCGTGGAGTATGGTGGCTATCTGCTCCTCGGTCCACTCGTTCACGATTTCACGTGCGGTAAGTGTCCCCTCCTCCACCTCGCTTGAGAGTGTCATGAGAAGCGGTTCATTTTTTTGGAAACTTAAACCGCGTCCACCTGTCTCAAGCTGTGTAGAGCTGTAGCCGAGATCAAAGAGAACAACGTCTACCTTTTTGATATCAAGCTCATCAAGCACCTTATCGACGTTTCGGAAATTCTCCCGAACAAGATGCACTGCGGGTGCGACATCCTTGAGCACCTCCTCTCCGCGAGCAAGTGCCGCAGCATCGACATCCAAGCCAATGAGGGCGCCTTTTGAGTCGAGATGTCGTGCAATCTCACTACTGTGGCCACCAGCGCCAAACGTAGCATCAACAACGATGTCAGTTGGCTGTATTGCAAGCTGCTCGACTACTTCCTGTAAAAGAACACTTCGGTGCATAGTCCTAGAGCGCACCAATCTCTCCAAGCTTCTCTGCCATCTCATCGGCCTGCTTCTCGATGCGCTTCTTGTACTCGACCCACACCCCTTCATTCCAGATCTCAACCCGGTCATTGACTCCGGCAAGGACAACTTTGCTCGTTAGTCCGGCAAAATCCTTCAAGAAATCCGGAACAAGGATGCGGCCGACAGAATCAACATCGACCTCTTGCGCTCCGGAGAGCATAAAGCGGTTGAATCCGCGGGTGTCTGCT containing:
- the rsmH gene encoding 16S rRNA (cytosine(1402)-N(4))-methyltransferase RsmH — encoded protein: MHRSVLLQEVVEQLAIQPTDIVVDATFGAGGHSSEIARHLDSKGALIGLDVDAAALARGEEVLKDVAPAVHLVRENFRNVDKVLDELDIKKVDVVLFDLGYSSTQLETGGRGLSFQKNEPLLMTLSSEVEEGTLTAREIVNEWTEEQIATILHGYGEERFSRRIARAVVAARAETPIETTKDLVEIISHAVPGWYRHRRISPATKTFQALRITVNDELDAITEGLEGAYRHLAPGGRIAVITFHSIEDRVVKRVFRGWKERGFGEQVPKKPTVPSREEIAGNPRARSAKLRTFRKEE
- a CDS encoding UDP-N-acetylmuramoyl-tripeptide--D-alanyl-D-alanine ligase; translated protein: MKSFFKKIIVVILRLEATLVLKKYRPKIIAVTGSVGKTSTKDAIFSIMSAKHFVRKSEKSFNSDIGVPLTILGCSNAWNNPLLWTKNIVEGFLLIALKNHYPKWLVLEVGADRPGDIQKITEWLKPDAVVVTALPEVPVHVEYFDSPEEVVREKEYLVDALKPEGTLILNGDDPRVMAFREKHRHATTTFGFEAGATFLASHETYRLHERLMTFRVDSRGSSVPVVTHDALGRQHIYPILAAFAVGSSFGLDMATMADAAGKHKTPAGRMKVLEGVRKSVIIDDSYNSSPAALSEGLTVLRKLSVSGRKFAVLGDMLELGSYSVKEHRKIGEMIPECADRLITVGIRARDIMKSAIEHGFNEQNALHFDNATQAGEELARVLEKGDVAFIKGSQSIRLEKAVKAALADPKQAPELLVRQEAEWLKR
- the mraZ gene encoding division/cell wall cluster transcriptional repressor MraZ, whose amino-acid sequence is MLIGEYTHSLDTKKRLSLPKKFRTELGKKVVVTRGLDNCLFMYPMSAWKEVARRLQELSFAQADTRGFNRFMLSGAQEVDVDSVGRILVPDFLKDFAGLTSKVVLAGVNDRVEIWNEGVWVEYKKRIEKQADEMAEKLGEIGAL
- a CDS encoding penicillin-binding protein 2 codes for the protein MRSSFIFRIRLVLGIVALIAVVLLVRLYFVQIVHGDEFSQRADHQYVQPNQNLFDRGSIFFEDRDGRLISGATLKTGFTVSINPNTIVDPEEVYRRLSQIIDIDREDFLKRASKTDDPYEEIMKRVPQEVGVAIDELGIVGVGVHKERWRFYPGGSLAAHTLGFVAYGGDELSGKYGLERYYEDTLAREGNNLYVNFFAEIFSNINKTIFKQDTEREGDIVVSIEPSVQLFLERTIKEIQDTWSSRQTAGIIINPQNGEIYAMAVYPDFDVNQFQNVENATVFSNPLVEGVYEMGSIIKPLTMAAGLDSGAVTAETTYYDAGRATYDGATISNYDGKGREEVNMQEVLNQSLNTGVAFVMEEMGTESFSEYFLGYGIGEETGIDLPGEGVGLIGNLKSPRTIEYATASFGQGIAMTPIATVRALGTLANGGRLATPHLVKEVRYRTGLSKKVSHVDDTYVIKNSTSEEITRMLVRVVDEALLGGTVALDNYSVAAKTGTAQIANPEEGGYYGDRYLHSFFGYFPAYDARFLVFLFTIEPKEVRYASNTLTHPFMDTVNFLINYYDIPPDR